From Caldanaerovirga acetigignens, one genomic window encodes:
- a CDS encoding DUF5317 domain-containing protein: protein MLLVDFVLLSIIVGLLRKGSLKKIGEIPIRKLELIFLSLIIRYLPLFLKGSLKEYVVQYILVVSFISYGLLLYSLLSNWHLKPLRIVTLGVLLNFLAIIANGGKMPVSLLAVDFAGLGDFKQDLFNPLYPYHVAMMPKTRFKIFGDIFPLPKPYPNPKVFSLGDVLMGIGVFSLIQEAMLKKKSASDKISRRKLKRNL, encoded by the coding sequence ATGTTGCTCGTTGATTTTGTTCTCTTGTCGATAATAGTGGGGCTTCTGAGGAAAGGGAGCTTGAAAAAAATAGGCGAAATACCAATAAGAAAACTCGAACTTATATTTTTATCTTTAATAATTCGTTATTTACCACTGTTTTTAAAAGGCTCTTTGAAAGAGTACGTTGTCCAATATATTTTGGTAGTATCTTTTATTTCTTACGGGCTTTTGCTGTACAGCCTTCTTTCCAACTGGCATTTAAAGCCGCTGAGAATTGTGACTTTAGGGGTTTTGCTGAATTTCCTCGCAATAATAGCAAACGGGGGCAAAATGCCTGTATCTCTATTGGCCGTTGATTTTGCGGGACTGGGTGATTTTAAGCAGGACCTCTTTAATCCCCTTTATCCATACCACGTAGCCATGATGCCAAAGACCAGGTTTAAGATTTTTGGTGACATCTTCCCGTTGCCAAAACCCTATCCAAATCCCAAGGTATTCAGTCTGGGGGATGTTTTGATGGGAATTGGCGTTTTCTCTTTGATCCAAGAGGCTATGTTGAAAAAGAAATCGGCGAGTGATAAAATAAGTAGGAGGAAATTGAAAAGGAACCTATAA
- a CDS encoding HD-GYP domain-containing protein, translating into MNFNIETFIVFILLALLAELLPVKLMNDAEVTVGFAVYMGSILVLGYSLSVLVAVISATLSQIEHKLYKDAIVKKILNVGLYTIMVGGSGYIYEKLGGIPGIINLKSNFLPLVALILSYFLLNVGIMTIGLSIFFKKPLKYIFTTTFKWALPNYIALAPLGILLAVIYINIGALGLILFLIPLLIARHSFKLYMDMKKVYLETIQALASAIEAKDLYTKGHSERVAKLAVAIAEELKMDNDLISNLHYAALLHDIGKIGIPEPILNKPCKLSEEEFAKIKVHPELGANIVKKVDFLLQASFFIRYHHERLSGSGYPEGLKGEEIPLGAQIIAVADVFDALTTDRPYRGAMTVEEAICEIEQAAGVDFRPDVVSALKRVLEKGKFAEYVAR; encoded by the coding sequence TTGAATTTTAATATAGAGACATTTATCGTATTTATTTTGTTGGCCCTGTTGGCAGAACTTTTACCAGTAAAACTCATGAATGATGCAGAGGTTACTGTTGGATTTGCAGTATATATGGGTTCAATTCTAGTATTAGGATATAGTCTAAGTGTGTTAGTAGCAGTTATTTCTGCAACTTTATCTCAGATAGAACATAAGCTATATAAGGATGCTATAGTTAAAAAAATTTTAAATGTTGGATTATATACAATAATGGTAGGCGGTTCAGGCTATATTTATGAAAAGTTAGGTGGGATACCAGGTATAATTAATTTAAAATCAAATTTTTTACCTTTAGTTGCATTAATTCTTTCTTACTTTTTATTAAATGTAGGTATAATGACAATCGGGTTATCAATTTTTTTTAAAAAACCCCTAAAATATATCTTTACCACTACATTTAAGTGGGCTCTGCCAAATTACATCGCCCTCGCGCCTCTAGGTATTTTGCTTGCGGTTATCTACATCAACATAGGAGCACTGGGGCTGATTTTGTTCTTAATCCCGCTGCTTATCGCCCGGCATTCTTTTAAGCTATACATGGACATGAAGAAAGTGTATTTGGAGACGATTCAGGCTCTGGCAAGCGCCATTGAGGCTAAAGACCTTTATACGAAGGGTCATTCCGAGCGGGTCGCTAAATTGGCGGTTGCTATAGCGGAAGAACTAAAGATGGACAACGATTTGATAAGCAACCTGCATTACGCGGCACTGCTTCACGATATAGGAAAGATAGGGATACCGGAGCCAATACTGAATAAACCCTGCAAATTATCGGAGGAGGAGTTTGCGAAAATAAAAGTTCATCCTGAGTTGGGGGCCAATATAGTCAAAAAGGTTGATTTTCTGTTACAGGCCTCTTTTTTTATAAGATACCATCACGAGAGGTTGAGCGGAAGCGGGTACCCGGAAGGGCTCAAGGGAGAAGAAATTCCGCTGGGAGCGCAGATAATAGCCGTGGCGGATGTCTTTGATGCGCTCACCACGGACAGGCCTTACCGGGGAGCAATGACGGTTGAGGAGGCGATTTGCGAGATAGAGCAAGCTGCCGGTGTAGATTTTAGGCCAGATGTGGTTAGTGCTTTAAAAAGAGTATTGGAAAAGGGGAAATTTGCAGAATATGTTGCTCGTTGA
- the thiT gene encoding energy-coupled thiamine transporter ThiT, translating into MKKNSLSTLIEGALMVGIATTLSFVKIFQAPYGGSVTLGSMVPILLYSMRNGASKGIVAGASYGLLQLIIEPYIVHPVQVILDYPLAFGLLGLAGLFNKKVWTGITVGILGRFFSHFLSGVIFFGSYAPEGMNAFVYSALYNGAYLLPELAISLLAVRFVFYRFIRKDEEQNYLS; encoded by the coding sequence ATGAAGAAAAATTCTCTGTCAACGTTAATCGAAGGAGCCCTAATGGTCGGTATAGCTACGACCTTGAGCTTTGTAAAGATATTTCAGGCTCCGTACGGAGGTTCGGTTACTTTAGGCAGCATGGTTCCAATTCTTCTTTATTCCATGAGAAATGGAGCCTCTAAAGGGATAGTGGCGGGAGCGTCTTACGGTCTTTTGCAGCTCATAATCGAGCCTTATATCGTTCATCCGGTCCAGGTGATCTTGGATTATCCGCTGGCATTCGGATTGCTAGGCCTTGCCGGACTGTTTAATAAGAAGGTTTGGACAGGGATAACCGTCGGAATATTGGGCAGGTTTTTCTCTCACTTTCTTTCCGGCGTCATCTTCTTTGGGTCCTATGCGCCGGAAGGGATGAATGCGTTCGTTTATTCCGCCCTGTACAACGGTGCATACCTGCTGCCAGAATTGGCTATAAGCCTGCTTGCGGTAAGGTTTGTATTTTACCGGTTTATCAGAAAAGACGAAGAACAAAACTACCTTTCATGA
- a CDS encoding V-type ATPase subunit, with translation MDRVTRFAAVNTKIKAMERDFLNSEHYIEMLRQRSIQDLAAYLKENTPYSKFLNGINPETINRRTLEEVLKRNMVKNLDKLLYFFHDNYRDFLKVLFLKYEIADLKNFARDIYNNSKSEVAVDSYSFIGKYSKVSLDILQKASSLRDFILALKGSEFYEYLKPLLDGKRENLFRMEMSLDSSYFSILKKSSEKLDKSDRVIIEKWEGIVSDLYNLQWIYRGKKFYMLSPEELLNYTIDMGERINFSRRRELCYSKNLEELKSKADELGFGFLFKKDETSDIFMERRINRFLFYKLRALSRRYPMSIIQSVAYTWFLDFEVRDIFSIAECIRYNLSPEEAGKFLIRAV, from the coding sequence ATGGACAGGGTTACGCGTTTTGCAGCGGTAAATACGAAAATTAAAGCGATGGAGCGCGATTTTTTGAATAGCGAGCATTACATCGAAATGCTCCGCCAAAGGTCCATCCAGGACCTCGCCGCTTACCTTAAGGAAAACACTCCCTATAGCAAGTTTCTAAATGGCATAAATCCAGAAACAATAAATAGAAGAACCCTTGAGGAAGTTTTAAAGCGAAACATGGTAAAGAATCTCGATAAACTTCTTTATTTTTTTCACGACAATTACAGAGATTTTTTGAAGGTTTTGTTTCTCAAGTATGAAATAGCGGATCTAAAAAATTTTGCAAGAGATATTTATAACAACTCCAAGAGCGAAGTTGCGGTAGATTCTTATTCCTTCATAGGTAAATACAGCAAGGTGTCGTTAGATATACTCCAGAAGGCATCTAGCTTAAGAGATTTTATCCTGGCCCTCAAAGGGTCGGAGTTTTACGAATATCTGAAGCCTCTACTGGACGGCAAAAGAGAAAACCTGTTCAGGATGGAAATGTCACTCGATTCTTCTTATTTCAGCATTCTAAAGAAAAGCTCGGAAAAACTCGACAAAAGCGATAGAGTAATAATCGAAAAATGGGAAGGCATAGTGTCAGATTTATACAACCTTCAGTGGATATACAGGGGCAAAAAGTTTTACATGTTATCTCCGGAAGAACTCCTGAATTACACCATAGACATGGGTGAACGCATAAATTTTTCGAGGCGCAGGGAACTTTGTTATTCCAAAAATCTAGAAGAACTGAAAAGTAAGGCGGACGAACTCGGTTTTGGCTTTCTGTTTAAAAAGGACGAAACCAGCGACATTTTTATGGAGCGAAGGATCAATAGATTTTTGTTTTACAAACTCAGAGCCCTTTCCAGGCGCTACCCCATGAGCATAATACAGTCCGTTGCATACACGTGGTTTTTAGACTTCGAAGTCCGGGATATTTTTTCCATAGCAGAGTGCATTAGGTACAATCTATCTCCGGAAGAAGCCGGGAAGTTTCTGATAAGGGCTGTATAA